GCTACAATTGCTCAgtcttttttttattagtttttttatacattttctacatcgctacagataaaaaaaacccagatcgaaatgaagaacattaatacagtgcaaaaataaacatacaataataatataatacaaaagaagataattgagaaagcacccaaattgaagatatgtaaaattagtatcctccccaagccccgcaacaaaaaagaactccagaccaaccacaacacaatctagagagtatacatcaggacattcaaacccccaaaactgtaaatacacttagcacagaagatattaatgcctacgaccaacaaaaaaggagctgaaagcaagggaccaaaaaaaaaccttagttaagaggaaggttatgaaaatactcaataaaaggtccccagaccctatggaactttgtatccgaattaagaactgaataatgaattttttccaaggacaggacataatatcattaagccattgagcatgcgtgggcggggcaacatccctccatctaaggaggattaaacgtctagccaggagagaagcaaaaggtaatattcgacacttagtcgaactcagatgtaaatctgtctcacccaaaaaaccgaacaaagcaattaaagggttaggttctaggtggtgattcagaatacaagataacgttatgaagacgtctttccaaaatttctccaagctaggacaaaaccagtacatatgaatgagagaggcctcgctccttttgcatttatcacagagaggactaatgttagggtaaaatcgggatagtttagatttagacatatgggctctatgaacaatcttagactgtaaaaggcaatggcgagcacaaagagaggttgaattaaccgatttgagaatcgaatcccaagtctcatcagataaggagataattaaatcatgctcccaagccattctaattttatccacaggggcacaccgtaaggatgctaatttatcacgaataaatgatattaaacctttacctagtggattaatagaaagaaagaaatccataacatttttctcaggcatttcagggaagttaggaattaaaggattaataaagtgtctaatttggagatatctaaaaaaatgagcattgggcagattgaacttagcagagagctgttgaaggcagattgaacttagcagagagctgttgaacaATTGCTCAGTCTTTTGAAAGCAGATCTGAATTTCTGAGACATTAGATTATAAATGACAGGATTGATAGCACTGTTGGTATAGATGCACAGCCTGCAGAATAAAAGGAACCAAATATTGTCGTATTGCTTGTCCGTGAAGGAATTGACCACGACTATTGTTCTGTATGGCATCCAGAGTACAGCAAACAGAATAACAACCACCACAAGCATCTTAGTGACCTGTAGTGAAGCAAAGTCCAGACATTCAGTTGAGCCATTTAAAATTATCTTGAATATATTTCCTTTCAGAATGCACATTCTGCTCTTCCTTAAATTACACGAACTGGATATTAAGCAGTACCAATTTCCATCCATTATAAAACTCTTTGAGCAGGACTTAATTGAATTTCAATTCAATGTAATCATTTGAAAATGATTTTTAATTAAGATTTCAACACTAATTAGTTAgctttccatcattttctgtccCCAATCAGGGATATAATTGTGGTTTTTTAATGCTGTACTTCCTTTTGACTATCTTAAGCTGAGCAAAAAGGACAAGAAAGTGACTCTCGAGCTTTAACCAATGGAAATTTGTGAATCTCCTGGCATGTAAAACAGTCTACTCTTTCATTATTCTGAAGTAAGGCAGAGTAATTGGaattttaattaattaatataatgtCAGTTTCCTGCAACACAGCATCCTGATTTTTAGAGGTGATGTCGGGTAAACCAATGAAGATTGGATacacaacaagcaggatagacaaaggatattTTTGAATTTCTAAATACTATAATGTAAATACCCAAAGAATTCAGAAGTGAACAGGTGAAAATTTTAAATACTTTTCACAGAGGATAATGTCGTACACCCTTAGAAATATGTACTCTCACAACATATatgaccataataccataagagcATAAAGCATtagagtagaattagaccatttggcccatcaagtcagctctaccatttaatcatggctgatttgttttccctctcaaccccattctcctgcttctacTCTGTAACCTTTGGTGCCTTTACTGATGAAGACCTTAccaacctccgttttaaatatatccaatgacttggcctcaatgGCCATCTGTGGCCTACATGCCCACAGATCCACTCCTCAGTCGGACTGTTAGAAATATCAGGTAATCCAGCAGCCATTCGGACCAacagaaattcctgctcatttaAGAAGCATCTGGATGAACACTTGAATCATTAAGGTATGGTAGGCAACAGGTCTAATGCTGGTAAATTAGATTAATGTAAACAGCTGTTCAGTAGTCAGCATTGACCCTATCTATTTTTATATGGATGTTTGATTTTAATTTAGAACTATTTCATCTCCAACATAAGGCAACAGACAGATTCTCCCAAAATACTCCAAAATATTCTGTCCATTTTTGCTGTCACATATTACACCCTAGTTTCATTTTCTAGCAGGAACAATTTGCATCTTGTTGGCGCAAAAATTCACCCAAAAATTAGAATTTAATTCAAACCagaaaaacagtaacagaatctACAATATGTTTAGCACTTATTGAGTTGGGACCTTTTGCTCACAGAATGGAGGTAATTTGATAAAACCCAAAAATCCTAAAACTCGGAACTGATGAAGAATAGATCTgaattcggcacggactagaaggtctgagatggcctgtttctgtgctgtaattattatatggttatatggttaatgggAAACCCTTCCTCACGACATAGAGTATTGTGCCAAAGTCTTTGGCACATCTATATATAacaagggtgcctaagacttttgtgtaGTACTCTAGTAATttgatgtattgcactgtaatgctggtgcaaaaaaaacatgacatgtgagtgatgaggGTCCCTAGgatggattgagagtgggaagaggacagggagagggaaatcttGGATGGgataaggggaaggaagaggggagggagcgggaagcaacAGAGATACCTTCTGTAATGagcaataaaccaactgtttgaaACCAAATGAGCTTGCCTGGCGTCTTAGGGCCAGGAGTGTCTGAACCCATGCCAACCCTCACCCCgcaactccttctctgccacctgtcccagactgttcctgtggcactccaccctcactattcccaacgtcctttgctcccgccagatttacaaacttgctctccactccatgttgacaaatacagtactgtgcgaaagacttaggcaccttagctatatatatatatatatgtgcctaagacttctgcacggtACTGCAATTCTTGTAAAATCATCGTACTTGCTGGTACTAGTCTTCCTTTATTGCCCACCAACCTTCTGGCAGTTTTCCTGACATTCTATCCTATCTGTCTTCATCAGCCTCCCTTCCTCATGACGGTCATAACTAAAGCTAGTTCTTTCCACTTTACTAAATCTAAACCAGCATCTTGCCTGTTCTCCTAGCTTTGAAGGCAACATTACCTGTTTTCTGGATGAAATGGATCCCTTGCTGGTTCGGCTAGAAGAGTGGGAGCCGATTTGCTCTGACCCACGGCGCTCATTCCGTTGCTCAGGACCTGTATTAACTTGGTTTGGAATGGAACTGAGGAACAGGATCCGGCCAATCAGCCCATACAGTACTGAGGCCACAATCAAAGGGATCACATAGAAGATGGTGAAATCAATGAAGTAGATGGGCAAGTACAGATTCCTGGAGACTTTGTAGCCACATTCAGCGTTCTGCCTGCTGTTGACATTGAGATCTACCAAGAAAAACCATAGCATGCAATAGAAGGAGGTAAATACCCAAAGAAACGTTACGATTTTCTTGGCTCTGGAGACTGTGCATATGGACTGTGCTTTCATTGGGTGGCAGATAGCGATGTATCGTTCCACAGTGAATGCTGTAATGGAACATGATGATGCATTGATGCCCAGGTATTGTAGGTAGGTGATACCCATGCAGCCTACATG
This sequence is a window from Hemitrygon akajei chromosome 17, sHemAka1.3, whole genome shotgun sequence. Protein-coding genes within it:
- the LOC140740992 gene encoding thyrotropin-releasing hormone receptor-like isoform X1, whose translation is MKNVSTFLTSTNSSLANPASAGTDLVYKSTVYKAASVLLVSTICGTGIIGNIMVVLVVMTTRRMRTPTNYYLVSLAMADLMVLVAAGLPNISDSLIDEWIYGHVGCMGITYLQYLGINASSCSITAFTVERYIAICHPMKAQSICTVSRAKKIVTFLWVFTSFYCMLWFFLVDLNVNSRQNAECGYKVSRNLYLPIYFIDFTIFYVIPLIVASVLYGLIGRILFLSSIPNQVNTGPEQRNERRGSEQIGSHSSSRTSKGSISSRKQVTKMLVVVVILFAVLWMPYRTIVVVNSFTDKQYDNIWFLLFCRLCIYTNSAINPVIYNLMSQKFRSAFKRLSNCSTALC
- the LOC140740992 gene encoding thyrotropin-releasing hormone receptor-like isoform X2; the protein is MKNVSTFLTSTNSSLANPASAGTDLVYKSTVYKAASVLLVSTICGTGIIGNIMVVLVVMTTRRMRTPTNYYLVSLAMADLMVLVAAGLPNISDSLIDEWIYGHVGCMGITYLQYLGINASSCSITAFTVERYIAICHPMKAQSICTVSRAKKIVTFLWVFTSFYCMLWFFLVDLNVNSRQNAECGYKVSRNLYLPIYFIDFTIFYVIPLIVASVLYGLIGRILFLSSIPNQVNTGPEQRNERRGSEQIGSHSSSRTSKGSISSRKQGSQTGEAVHCKC